A region of Vitis riparia cultivar Riparia Gloire de Montpellier isolate 1030 chromosome 1, EGFV_Vit.rip_1.0, whole genome shotgun sequence DNA encodes the following proteins:
- the LOC117911848 gene encoding protein SUPPRESSOR OF FRI 4 isoform X2, whose protein sequence is MPCLSQEALHRRWHGHPRPPGPQRDRFQIQLLYRVPNAKPGRESTEIEIYGMEGIPHEILAAHYGEEDEDVPSKLAKVEIPSSQLGGGAVPGTLGIGVPPQPALGAMPPVYNPALAVPPPGWPVPARPQPWYSQHPAVSIPPAPLGMTQQPLFPIQPVKPPLPSTMSSALQPSLQITPPGLPIPSPSAPLPQPLFPVGVNNNLPTKNSPFSTPMLSTSIPLSSQAELNSSIEAHSSTNSSLASSYSAPSIQGGPSINSHSYASGPNTGGPSIGPPPVIANKVPATQPAGNEVYLVWDDEAMSMEERRMSLMKYQVHDETSQMSSIDAAIDRRILESRLAGRMAF, encoded by the exons ATGCCATGTCTGTCACAAGAAGCTCTCCACCGCCGGTGGCATGGTCATCCACGTCCTCCAGGTCCACAAAGAGACCGTTTCCAA ATACAACTCCTTTACAGGGTTCCCAATGCAAAACCTGGCCGCGAGTCAACCGAAATTGAAATATATGGAATGGAAGGAATCCCACATGAAATCTTAGCAGCTCATTATGGAGAGGAAG ATGAAGATGTCCCATCAAAATTGGCTAAAGTGGAGATCCCAAGTTCACAACTTGGTGGTGGTGCAGTACCTGGAACTTTAGGAATTGGAGTTCCTCCTCAACCAGCATTAGGTGCAATGCCACCAGT TTACAATCCTGCATTAGCAGTGCCTCCTCCTGGTTGGCCAGTTCCTGCTCGTCCCCAGCCTTGGTACTCTCAGCACCCAGCAGTCTCTATTCCTCCTGCTCCATTGGGGATGACACAACAGCCTTTGTTTCCAATACAACCTGTCAAGCCTCCTCTTCCATCCACTATGTCTTCTGCTCTTCAACCATCATTGCAAATAACTCCTCCTGGGCTTCCCATACCTTCACCTTCTGCTCCTTTACCTCAACCCTTGTTCCCTGTCGGTGTTAATAACAATTTACCTACTAAAAATTCACCATTTTCTACACCTATGCTTTCAACAAGTATTCCATTAAGCTCTCAAGCAGAACTTAATAGCTCAATTGAAGCACATTCCAGCACTAACAGTTCTCTTGCAAGTAGCTACAGTGCCCCAAGCATTCAAG gTGGGCCATCAATCAACTCACATTCTTATGCTTCTGGTCCAAATACTGGTGGTCCTTCAATTGGGCCACCTCCTGTCATTGCAAATAAAGTTCCTGCTACTCAGCCAGCCGGCAACGAGGTGTATTTGGTTTGGGATGATGAGGCAATGTCCATG GAGGAAAGAAGAATGTCATTAATGAAGTACCAGGTGCATGATGAAACTAGCCAG ATGAGCTCAATTGATGCAGCCATAGATAGAAGGATACTGGAGAGCAGGCTTGCTGGCCGAATGGCATTTTAG
- the LOC117911848 gene encoding protein SUPPRESSOR OF FRI 4 isoform X1 — MGKKKKRVAAKVWCYYCDREFEDEKILVQHQKAKHFKCHVCHKKLSTAGGMVIHVLQVHKETVSKVPNAKPGRESTEIEIYGMEGIPHEILAAHYGEEDEDVPSKLAKVEIPSSQLGGGAVPGTLGIGVPPQPALGAMPPVYNPALAVPPPGWPVPARPQPWYSQHPAVSIPPAPLGMTQQPLFPIQPVKPPLPSTMSSALQPSLQITPPGLPIPSPSAPLPQPLFPVGVNNNLPTKNSPFSTPMLSTSIPLSSQAELNSSIEAHSSTNSSLASSYSAPSIQGGPSINSHSYASGPNTGGPSIGPPPVIANKVPATQPAGNEVYLVWDDEAMSMEERRMSLMKYQVHDETSQMSSIDAAIDRRILESRLAGRMAF, encoded by the exons atggggaagaagaagaagagagtggCAGCAAAGGTGTGGTGCTACTACTGCGATCGTGAATTCGAGGACGAGAAGATACTGGTACAGCACCAGAAGGCCAAGCACTTCAAATGCCATGTCTGTCACAAGAAGCTCTCCACCGCCGGTGGCATGGTCATCCACGTCCTCCAGGTCCACAAAGAGACCGTTTCCAA GGTTCCCAATGCAAAACCTGGCCGCGAGTCAACCGAAATTGAAATATATGGAATGGAAGGAATCCCACATGAAATCTTAGCAGCTCATTATGGAGAGGAAG ATGAAGATGTCCCATCAAAATTGGCTAAAGTGGAGATCCCAAGTTCACAACTTGGTGGTGGTGCAGTACCTGGAACTTTAGGAATTGGAGTTCCTCCTCAACCAGCATTAGGTGCAATGCCACCAGT TTACAATCCTGCATTAGCAGTGCCTCCTCCTGGTTGGCCAGTTCCTGCTCGTCCCCAGCCTTGGTACTCTCAGCACCCAGCAGTCTCTATTCCTCCTGCTCCATTGGGGATGACACAACAGCCTTTGTTTCCAATACAACCTGTCAAGCCTCCTCTTCCATCCACTATGTCTTCTGCTCTTCAACCATCATTGCAAATAACTCCTCCTGGGCTTCCCATACCTTCACCTTCTGCTCCTTTACCTCAACCCTTGTTCCCTGTCGGTGTTAATAACAATTTACCTACTAAAAATTCACCATTTTCTACACCTATGCTTTCAACAAGTATTCCATTAAGCTCTCAAGCAGAACTTAATAGCTCAATTGAAGCACATTCCAGCACTAACAGTTCTCTTGCAAGTAGCTACAGTGCCCCAAGCATTCAAG gTGGGCCATCAATCAACTCACATTCTTATGCTTCTGGTCCAAATACTGGTGGTCCTTCAATTGGGCCACCTCCTGTCATTGCAAATAAAGTTCCTGCTACTCAGCCAGCCGGCAACGAGGTGTATTTGGTTTGGGATGATGAGGCAATGTCCATG GAGGAAAGAAGAATGTCATTAATGAAGTACCAGGTGCATGATGAAACTAGCCAG ATGAGCTCAATTGATGCAGCCATAGATAGAAGGATACTGGAGAGCAGGCTTGCTGGCCGAATGGCATTTTAG